CTCGATCATGGTTTCTCCAGAGCAAGGGTCCATTCTGGACAGTTCCTCTCGGCCGGCGAGACGGCAGCGTGTCCATTTCCAACGAGACCGACGCTCTGCCACCCCCGACCTCCAACTTCACCGTGCTCACCCAGCTCTTCGCCGCCGTGAACCTCGACGCAAAGGACCTTGTCGTCTTGTCCGCCGGGCACACCATCGGGAcgtcgcactgcttctccttctCCGACCGGCTCTACAACTTCACCGGCATGGAGAACCCCAGCGACATCGACCCCACGCTGGAGCCGCAGTACATGATGCGGCTAAAGAGCAAGTGTGCCAGCCTCAACGACAACACCACCCTCGTGGAGATGGACCCCGGCAGCTTCAAGACCTTCGACACCGACTACTTCAAGCTGGTGAGCAAGCGGAGGGGCCTCTTCCACTCCGACGGCGCCCTCCTCACCGACCCCTTCACCCGCGCCTACGTCCAGCGCCATGCCACCGGCGCCTTCAAGGACGAGTTCTTCGCCGACTTCGCCGCCTCCATGATCAAGATGGGCAACGCCAACCCGCTCACCGGAAGCCAAGGTGAGATCAGGAAGAAGTGCAGCGTGGTCAACCATTAAACCACCGACGAAATACAAGGCTGTTTTGACTTGTAACATCCTTTTTCCTTGTAAATTACTGTTAGATTGTTATAGCTCCTTTCTCTCCCAAATCTTTTTCTTTCATTAATTTATTGTTTCGTTACAACCATGTTAGTTCCTTGTACACACACTTTGGTATTGCCACCTCCGACATGTCGTCCATTGTCATCTGGAGATTATTCATGTCACGGTTACTAGTTTTGTCTAAGTTTGTCTTTGTTTTATTTTAGATTGTTACATAATGTTTTGTTGTGATATTTGTTTTACCTCAGAGCATATCATAATGTTTCACATGTACAAGTAAAAAGAAGAGTTACTGTCAGATTATCTTTATTTAGTTATTTGGGGCAGGATGGCTAGCAACCATCAAATTTTGCAGCATTGACTGTTGGCACTGCCGTGCATTTGGTCTCTTCTTGTTAGAAAGTTTATCTTTATGTTTAGTTGTGTATCTGTGAACACCAAGTGCACAAGCACGAAGAACGATAGATCCAAGGTATACTACCTTGGTCTAGGTGTATATGTCATGTCATTGAAAGCATACATGTCTTACATTTTTTATTGGATGATTCCATTATTTATGTCAAGAAATAAGAAACGATGtggaagttaatgcaccgtgcctaagtgtttttaGATTATTTGGTTTTcctaaggtgacttatacacctagacgcggagtcattaagaaaaaaaattcagaattttattaatatttttactatttttttgattttactgttcattagGGTGCATTTGAGCTCATGTCTAGATActtcgtgtcctcttttcaaggcGTTTATAGACCTTAGAATACGAGGCCTCCTTAATTTTCCTCCTCCACAAGAGCAGTGATGGTCGAAgtaaaaaaaatcctataaaaagtGTCCGGTGGTAGCTTGTAAGGAATCTCATtcttatggggggggggggggggtggatttcATATCAAGTGTGGTGTGAAGAGATCTCCTCTTAGTTGTGCTGGAAAAGACGACGCCGAAAGGCGCATAGACACCCTTAGGTGCTAGGCAACGACCAAACGACTCGTCTAGGACATAAGAGGAACTCTAGGCATGCAAAAGAAAAATTATCTACTCAAATGAGATATCATGATACATTGCATAGATGGCCCAAATGGGCCTAGGCTATATTCTAAAGGCTAGACATGGTAGTTTACACATTTATATGCTCTAAATTAATATTGATACACATATATTACCTCAAATACACCCTAATAGCCAAAACTATACATGCACCTAGGCTACGCCTAAGGAGCTTAAGCACCACTTAGGTGCTAGGAGAAGGCCCAACTCCTCGTTTATGCCTAGAGCTTTCTCCAACCTTGCCTCTCGGTGAAAAATTATCTCACCTCTTGTCGATGCAAGAGGTTCTCTATGAGATCTTGTTGATCAATGGAATTCTTGTTCACCCTTCTTGATGGTTTTACCTTGATATCCTTTACTAGAAGAGTAGGGCTTTCATGTTTTAGTGGAATAGAGCTTATACTAAATTTGATGTCTAACACGATCTTTGTATACACCTTCTTATGTTGTTTTTTCACTACTACCACAGAAGTGCATGTATTTCTTTTGAAGTTTAATGTTTTTCTCATATATTTAATTGCGTTAAGGGCTAAAATATagaaaaaatcatttttaggttgGTTAGGGATCAAAGAGACAAGGAGACAAGATGAGGAATAGGACAAAAGCCAACTCATGACGACCTCTAGGGAGTCCATGCAATTGGCCCATGTGTCCAACCTTGTTGTGTGGGTTCATTGCATGACCCACATAgtacccccaccccacccccgcccaACCGCGCTTGATCGTCTGAGGGCTTTTCCTTCACCCCTATATCTCCATCATCTATTTATTTCAATTATTTAGCGATGGTTGTACACTAAATCTTTATTTGCATGAGATATATGAGGATAACAATAGATCCAATCTCTCAAAAGGCTTTCTCTCGATCCAATCTAGATTAGCCAACTCAAATAAATAGATGTACTATGCACTCTCATGATTACACTTGAGTGGTGTCCTTTTGCGGCTACCATTTTTGCAGTAGTAACTGTGcagctgctctctctctctctcccccatgACTTCCCTAAAGGCATTTATTATCACATAATATGTCTATTCGGAACTCCCAATTCAAGTACTTTCTCTCTAAATGTTTCAATAGAAGAAAAGTCATAGGTTTTGGATGCTCGAAATAAGCTCATCACAACCCCTTTTTTTCTAAACACATGGTGAGCGAAGTTGTATTAATTATAAAGCACCTGGATTGGATGAATTCTCAACCGAATCTATCAAACCTTCTAGGAGTCATGGAGTTATCTGAAACCCTCCATGTTGATCACCCTGAGCTTTCAAGACTATTCTTTGTGCAATTGTTTTGTCAGCAGTAATCTTGATCACGGCCTCATGCAGCGACCTGGCCGAGTCACGTTCGTGTGTGAGTAGCGACCGGGATTCCATCTACATGCATGGCTGGTTAGTTAGTGGGCTAGCTACAAGGCTGGGTGTGAGCGATTCTAGTATGCATGCTAGCTGAGTTGGTTAGTGCATGGAGGTGTGGCGTCGTGGTAGTTAGTAAGTGCTGTTAGTGGCCGATGGAGGCGGCTAGGCTGTGTGTGGCCTTGCATGTTTAAGTGGCTGGTGGTGTGTGTGTGGCAGAGTTCGAGCACGCCGGAAATACAAGGGGTTGTTCGTGCGGCCGGAGGCGTTTGTGCGCCGGGAAACCTcgtgtcctctctctctctcttgtttcttcCTTGTCTCCGGTGATCGCCGTGGTTCAGTGAGTAGGCTAGACACCAACAATTGGTATTAGAAGTGTTGGCCGGAATAAGCCGCGGCGACGGGTCGGACGCGTcgggcgcgtgtatgggcgcgcgcCGGGCGTGTCGGGCACGTCGGGTCCGCGGCGGGGTCGTGTGCGTGTGTTGGTTAGCGAGAAGTGCGGGAGGGTGACTGCGCTGGGCGCTGGACCCGGTCGCGTCCGGTCGTGTGTGTGCGCGGCGGGCGCGGGAGCCGTGGAGCGCGGAGCGTGGCGAGTGGGGTGAGTGGGCGCGCTGTAGGCGCGGCGTGGCACGCGTACGCGCGCGTGTATAAGGTCTTCCCCGGCCTGTGTAGCTCGCAGTGGTGTGGCTGAGTTCATGCTCAGGAAAATCCATCGGCTGTTCGTGCGGCTGGCGGCGTTCGTGTGCCGGAAAAAACACCACCATGTCATCTCTGTGCTCGTGTTCTTCTCCACCTCCTTCTTCTTCGTTGGTTCGTGCCACGACAAGTGAGGGAGAGCAGAAAGAGTGCCCGGGGGAGCTAGAGAGACGGAGCTacggcaacaacaattggtatcagagctatcGGGTTCAGGGCGGCGTGGCGTGCGGCGGCGTCCGCGGTACGCGTGGCGAGCGCGGCCGACATGGAGGCTTCGGCTGAGGTGCGTAGCGAGTCGAGCAGCGGCGGTCGCGGAGGCGAGGAGGCCGCAAAGGCTCGGCGCAACGGCCGTGGAGGCGTAGTGGCGCGTGGCACCGAGACGCGGCACGGCGGCGCACAGAGCTCTGGGCTTCGGCagcggcagcgagcggcggcggctcGTGCCGGAGGCGCAACAGAGGCTTCCATGGCGccgagacgacgacgaggaggcagggcggcACGGTGGCAGGCGCGGCAGCGACGTCAGGGCGGTGGCGGgtacaacgacgacgacgacaacggcgcggcggagcgcgcgctgCTGGCGGACGGCGGCATCGAGGACGTCGGTCTCCTCTAAGCCGCGGCTTAGGGGATGAGTGTTGGCCGGAATAAGCCGCGGCGACGGGTCGGACGCGTCGGGCGCATGTATGGGCGCGCGCCGGGCGTGTCGGGCACGTCGGGTCCGCGGCGGGGTCGTGTGCGTGTGTTGGTTAGCGAGAAGTGCGGGAGGGTGATTGCGCAGGGCGCTGGACCCGGTCGCGTCCGGTTGTGTGTGTGCGCGGCGGGCGCGGGAGCCGTGGAGCGCGGAGCGTGGCGAGTGGGGTGAGTGGGCGCGCTGTAGGCGCGGCGTGGCACGCGTGCGCGCGTGTATAAGGTCTTCCCCGGCCTGTGTAGCTCGCAGTGGTGTGGCTGAGTTCGTGCTCAGGAAAATCCATCGGCTGTTCGTGCGGCtggcggcgttcgtgcgccggaaaaAACAACACCATGTCATCTCTGTGCTCGTGTTCTTCTCCACCTCCTTCTTCTTCGTTGGTTCGTGCCACGGCAAGTGAGGGAGAGTAGAGAGAGTGCCCGGGGGAGCTAGAGAGACGGAGCTACGGCAACAACATGTTTTACTTCCCACGACTAAAGAGGATAATCAATTTCCATTGTACATATTGACATGCCTTCTTAACGTATTGACCATATGCCTTAATTAGTAACTTGATAGCTTCTTAATTATGTCGTTTCTCTCTCTCATGTGCAGAGTCTAAATCAGAAGTTTAACTCATACTCAAAAATCTTGATATTTTCTGTAATGCAAAAATGTAAGTTTTTGATCGAAGTACTTAAATTTTCAAACACAATAAATAGTTTTAGATTTTAAAATCCTATAGAGCACAAATCAACACATTATCATACCTTACACAGTTGTGAATCCTTAAAAAATAGTTCAATTGAAAGTACATAATTGTACACATCTTAAAGCTAACAAATAAAGTTTATTCAAATCTAAACTCATTCTTTAGTCATATGTTGATACGTTGACACTACTAAATAACGCATAGTCATACCAATACCAACATAGATGCTCATAACATATATTAAATATCCAAATTGATGATAAAAAACTTGTGTTGTGGCAAAATGCAATCATACCTACAAGCTAACTGTTTCAATGATGTGTCACCTTATCATGTGTGCCTTTAGCTCTTTGCCAAAGTTCCTTATCCACAGTTTCACTTCTCTCACCAAAAGCGCGGATACATATGAGTCAAATTTCGTGCCTAATACAAGTTTCTCGAGGTAAAACTACGAGGAAACAGTGTGGAAGAACAACAAATACAGCTACCTAGGGTTGAATCTTTGGTTACCAGCTGCCATCCCAAGACGAAGAAGAATTCTGGTCTGTGATCTGGTTGTCTGGTTGTATTTCTTTTTAGTTTGAGACCAAGGGGAGCGGACGGTTTTTACGAGGTAGTGGGCTCCCTGTTAATAAATATCTTATTTGGACATGACCACATCGCAGAACCTTACTATTTCCGCACATTTTGTTACTATCTCCCTCTATACGGAATAGACCTAACTcttagcactacaagaaatatgccaacttgcgaccatcactattggtcacttgTGACCAAAAActgaaggtcaaaagctggcggtcgtaaactgaaattaacgaccttcttcgtgatatgtaaaaggtcgttggttctttgacaaaatttttggtcactagcagcctccccaggccacgtaggatcGAGCGTGGCAAGTTGACGTggataagaatcagcccggtccaattgggtgtctatatgggccgagcccattaattcagcctttttaatatatattttttctgttaattttcgctagctacatgggcctggccaagTAATTCGGCCTCTTTTATTTCTCTGAAATTTGACATTCAATTTCTTGTTGGGCCACGCCCTTTTACAGTCTAGTATTTTTTTTGGCCCAAGGCCTTTTACAgtcctgttttttttttgcctcgtCCTTTTATAGTCTAGTTTTTTGGCACTCAGCCATTGCCTTTTAATTTAGGACTCGTCATTTTCAGTCAATTTCCAGTTCAAATATAGGCTATAAATGCAGAATATTTCTCAATACAGCCAAACTTGGTACATTACAATAATAGTACATAGTATCAAGTTTTCTAATACACAAAAGATCAAACAATAACAAGCTCCAGTGAGGTACTCTTTGCTGGGTGCGGATTCTAGCTTCTTAATCATGGGACTTGTTGCAGCAGTCAGCACTTCAATGAACAAAGGACGTCTACTGGTTATAAACAGAACAATTAGGAACAAAATAAAAACAGAACATTCTGCATTTGGTGAGAAAATGGTTAGAGCAAAGAGGAGCTTTAGCAACAGAGCAAACCAAATCAAATCGAACACAAACCGATATTTGCAGACGAATATTTTTGTTTAACTCATTTACTGTTGCTCCTTTTAATTTTTAGGACTACATATTCTGAATCTACTAGAACTAGATACCTACTGATTAGTAAATAAAGCTGAGTTATACTAGTAGTGGTGTTGCTCAATTGCCACTGTTCTTATCATATTTACTCCATAACAACTAACATGAACATGCCAATTGATTAAAACCTAAGCCGTGTAAATTTCAGAACAACAACCAAACTTAAGCCATGATGATAGACA
This DNA window, taken from Triticum aestivum cultivar Chinese Spring chromosome 1D, IWGSC CS RefSeq v2.1, whole genome shotgun sequence, encodes the following:
- the LOC123172143 gene encoding peroxidase 1-like gives rise to the protein MVRALSLAPSLAGPLLRMHFHDCFVRGCDGSVLLDSANKTAEKDAQPNQTLRGFGFVERVKAAVEKACPDTVSCADILALIARDAVWLSKGPFWTVPLGRRDGSVSISNETDALPPPTSNFTVLTQLFAAVNLDAKDLVVLSAGHTIGTSHCFSFSDRLYNFTGMENPSDIDPTLEPQYMMRLKSKCASLNDNTTLVEMDPGSFKTFDTDYFKLVSKRRGLFHSDGALLTDPFTRAYVQRHATGAFKDEFFADFAASMIKMGNANPLTGSQGEIRKKCSVVNH